In one Agrobacterium vitis genomic region, the following are encoded:
- a CDS encoding NADPH-dependent F420 reductase yields the protein MTKTLGFLGAGRLAQMLAPKAIAGGWRVILSNSRGPETLADLVSQLGPNASAATSKDMVLATDIIILAIRWPQIADATAGLPWDGKTVIDATNNRLGPKPEDVIGIGDAIASELVAGYLPGAKLVKAFNHEPIPVFDKTLPPAGDESVLFLAGADAEAKKQVAQLMRDLKATPIDLGAIDEGGLLIAMGGPLTNKFKLYTPAEAEAETKAALV from the coding sequence ATGACCAAAACACTTGGATTTCTTGGGGCAGGTCGCCTCGCACAGATGCTCGCACCAAAAGCGATAGCCGGTGGCTGGCGGGTTATTCTTTCGAACTCGCGTGGACCTGAAACATTGGCTGATTTGGTCTCTCAACTCGGCCCAAATGCCAGCGCAGCCACCAGCAAAGACATGGTGTTGGCCACCGACATTATTATCCTTGCAATCCGGTGGCCACAAATCGCCGATGCCACAGCTGGCCTGCCCTGGGACGGCAAAACCGTGATTGATGCCACCAACAATCGTCTCGGCCCGAAGCCCGAAGATGTCATCGGCATCGGCGATGCAATCGCCAGTGAACTCGTCGCGGGTTATCTACCCGGTGCAAAGCTGGTCAAAGCTTTCAATCATGAGCCGATCCCTGTGTTCGACAAAACACTGCCTCCCGCTGGGGATGAAAGCGTGCTTTTTCTGGCTGGCGCAGATGCGGAGGCAAAGAAGCAAGTCGCGCAATTGATGCGGGATCTGAAGGCAACACCGATTGATCTTGGCGCGATTGACGAAGGCGGCTTGCTCATTGCCATGGGTGGCCCACTGACGAACAAGTTCAAACTATACACACCCGCTGAAGCCGAAGCTGAAACAAAAGCTGCGCTTGTCTAA
- a CDS encoding helix-turn-helix domain-containing protein: protein MTYKSIRALERGIDVLQYLNTVKGAAPPEIAENVNLPRPTVHRILETLSELNLVYRSQLGDEYRLSSGVQRLAGNRSSVRLNWIDEIALPALLELTSEIIWPSDIAVYHKAAMIIQGTTHRISPMSCDVGMVGNRRSMLMSPLGRAYLSHCPDDELKSILCALNASSASEDKGARDRAFIKEIIETGRRDGVSACNELPHPRCASLAAPIRLNGKVLACMNVVWRANMLTIEDAMDQIRDPLLATRDRIEAQLHEQFARPALGSTSFPETYTLRTGARDRLPHSLALA from the coding sequence ATGACTTACAAAAGCATCAGGGCACTGGAGCGCGGTATAGACGTGTTGCAGTACCTCAATACGGTTAAAGGAGCTGCACCGCCGGAGATTGCTGAAAACGTCAATCTTCCACGTCCTACAGTCCATCGAATTCTTGAAACGCTGAGCGAACTCAACTTGGTCTATCGCAGTCAGCTCGGAGACGAATATCGTCTTAGCTCTGGCGTGCAGCGATTGGCGGGCAACAGGTCATCCGTTCGGCTGAATTGGATTGATGAAATCGCCTTGCCAGCACTGCTTGAACTCACATCGGAGATCATTTGGCCGTCGGACATTGCTGTTTACCACAAAGCTGCAATGATCATCCAGGGAACCACACATCGCATCAGTCCCATGTCGTGCGATGTCGGAATGGTCGGCAATCGGCGTTCCATGCTGATGAGCCCGCTGGGCCGTGCCTATCTCAGTCACTGCCCGGATGACGAGCTAAAGTCGATTCTTTGCGCTCTGAATGCGTCATCAGCATCTGAGGATAAGGGCGCGCGCGATCGCGCTTTCATTAAGGAGATTATTGAAACGGGTCGTCGTGATGGTGTTAGCGCCTGCAACGAACTACCGCACCCGCGATGCGCCAGCCTTGCTGCACCCATTCGCTTGAATGGGAAGGTACTTGCCTGCATGAACGTTGTCTGGCGGGCCAATATGCTCACGATTGAAGACGCAATGGATCAGATACGTGACCCATTGCTCGCAACGCGTGACCGGATCGAAGCTCAACTCCACGAACAGTTCGCACGACCGGCGCTGGGCTCGACAAGCTTCCCTGAAACATACACCCTGCGGACGGGAGCGCGTGATCGCTTGCCTCACAGTCTAGCCCTTGCTTGA
- a CDS encoding LLM class flavin-dependent oxidoreductase: MKNIGFLSFGHWSPSPQSGTRSAGDALLQSIDLAVAAEELGADGAYFRVHHFARQLASPFPLLAAVGARTRSIEIGTAVIDMRYENPLYMAEDAGAADLIAQGRLQLGLSRGSPEQVINGWRYFGFHPEEGASDADMGRRHAEVFLEVLKGEGFAEPNPHPMFPNPPGMLRLEPHSEGLRERIWWGAGSNATAIWAAERGMNLQSSTLKDDETGEPFHVQQAAQIRAYREAWKAAGHTRQPRVSVSRSIFALVDDRDRAYFGGGGKERDSIGYIDDSTRAIFGRSYAAEPDALVEELAQDEAVTEADTLLLTVPNQLGVEYNAHVIEAILKHVAPALGWR, from the coding sequence ATGAAAAACATCGGTTTTCTCTCCTTCGGCCATTGGTCGCCGTCCCCTCAGTCCGGCACGCGCTCTGCTGGCGATGCACTGCTGCAGTCGATTGATCTGGCTGTTGCCGCTGAAGAACTGGGGGCTGATGGCGCCTATTTCCGCGTCCACCATTTTGCCCGGCAGCTGGCATCGCCTTTTCCGCTTCTCGCCGCCGTCGGCGCCCGTACCAGATCGATCGAAATCGGCACGGCCGTCATCGATATGCGCTACGAAAATCCGCTCTATATGGCCGAGGATGCCGGTGCTGCCGATCTGATCGCGCAGGGTCGTTTGCAGCTTGGCCTGAGCCGCGGATCGCCCGAGCAGGTCATCAATGGCTGGCGCTATTTCGGATTTCATCCGGAAGAGGGTGCCAGTGATGCCGATATGGGCCGGCGCCATGCTGAAGTGTTTCTGGAAGTGCTGAAAGGTGAGGGTTTTGCCGAGCCCAATCCGCACCCAATGTTTCCCAACCCACCCGGGATGCTGCGCCTTGAACCGCATTCGGAAGGCTTGCGGGAACGTATCTGGTGGGGCGCCGGCTCCAATGCCACCGCCATCTGGGCCGCCGAGCGCGGCATGAACCTGCAAAGCTCGACATTGAAGGACGACGAGACCGGCGAGCCCTTCCATGTGCAGCAGGCGGCGCAGATCCGTGCCTATCGCGAGGCCTGGAAGGCGGCGGGTCACACTCGCCAGCCACGGGTATCCGTCAGCCGCAGCATCTTCGCTTTGGTCGATGACCGGGACCGCGCCTATTTCGGCGGCGGCGGCAAGGAGCGGGATTCAATAGGCTATATCGATGACAGCACACGGGCCATCTTCGGCCGCTCCTATGCGGCGGAACCAGATGCGCTGGTTGAGGAACTGGCGCAGGATGAAGCCGTCACCGAGGCCGATACGCTGCTGCTGACCGTACCGAACCAGCTCGGTGTCGAATACAACGCCCATGTCATCGAGGCTATTCTGAAGCACGTAGCCCCGGCGCTCGGCTGGCGATAA
- a CDS encoding GNAT family N-acetyltransferase: MIFVHPEYQGLGVASVLVGQVEQKA; this comes from the coding sequence ATGATTTTTGTCCATCCTGAGTATCAGGGCTTGGGTGTGGCAAGCGTTTTAGTGGGCCAAGTGGAGCAAAAGGCATGA
- a CDS encoding MFS transporter translates to MSSRSLSLYPFLLVLFIGTTCSSMIGPFMAYYIVEGLGRAPWTISLYAAGVTVLGIICTRTFGRWLDAGIAPFPLIGVALAGYLLATSALSISPSFWIVLTFGVLGFGLSSSAVSTMFSLGAVVAERGKITRGRSNAFLRATTSTAWMIGPAVAFLFAERFGEAAVFKLAFALACGWALMWWIIIPRDMTLRPKSGSVHAHSSNKDVGLWLAAAFVFCLSSAHSLTFSALPLFYVREVGLPAYAPGTAFSMKTFVEVLAIFTTPMIISRFGLKGPLVAVALLATVTILLLSYVQTYPEMLAGAALEGLYYGLYASIGISFVQSFSGDRPAQATALYWNVLSVSGILAGPTTGLIAQAYDFRAVIRVASVVAAFAAILLFTSMFRKHSR, encoded by the coding sequence ATGAGCAGCCGTTCGCTCTCGCTCTATCCCTTCTTGCTTGTGTTGTTTATAGGCACGACCTGCAGCTCCATGATCGGGCCGTTCATGGCTTACTACATTGTGGAGGGTTTGGGGCGCGCGCCGTGGACAATCAGTCTCTATGCGGCGGGCGTTACCGTGCTCGGCATAATCTGCACCCGCACCTTTGGTCGCTGGCTGGATGCGGGAATTGCTCCTTTTCCACTGATCGGTGTAGCACTGGCGGGTTATCTTCTTGCCACGAGTGCCTTGTCGATTTCACCGTCTTTCTGGATCGTTTTGACATTCGGCGTGCTCGGATTCGGTCTGAGCAGTAGTGCGGTATCCACCATGTTCAGCCTCGGGGCGGTCGTAGCAGAACGCGGCAAGATTACGCGTGGCCGGTCCAATGCATTCCTGCGCGCCACGACATCAACCGCCTGGATGATAGGCCCGGCGGTCGCCTTCCTGTTCGCAGAGCGCTTCGGCGAAGCTGCCGTCTTCAAGCTCGCTTTTGCCCTGGCATGCGGCTGGGCGTTGATGTGGTGGATAATTATCCCGCGCGATATGACACTTCGTCCCAAGTCAGGATCAGTACACGCACATTCGTCCAACAAGGACGTCGGCCTGTGGTTGGCGGCCGCGTTCGTGTTCTGCCTGTCCTCAGCGCATTCTCTGACATTTAGCGCACTGCCATTGTTCTACGTGCGGGAAGTCGGGCTACCGGCTTATGCGCCAGGCACGGCCTTCAGCATGAAGACCTTCGTGGAGGTCCTCGCGATCTTCACCACGCCAATGATCATCTCCCGCTTTGGCCTGAAAGGGCCACTTGTCGCAGTGGCGCTGCTGGCTACCGTAACGATCCTGCTGCTCTCCTATGTGCAGACCTATCCAGAGATGTTGGCAGGCGCGGCCTTGGAGGGCCTGTATTACGGCCTCTATGCCAGCATCGGCATCAGTTTCGTGCAATCTTTCTCCGGTGATCGCCCGGCGCAGGCCACCGCGCTTTACTGGAATGTTCTGAGTGTCAGCGGCATTCTTGCGGGCCCCACGACCGGCCTCATAGCGCAAGCTTACGATTTCCGAGCAGTTATCCGGGTGGCCTCGGTTGTCGCTGCCTTCGCCGCTATTCTCCTTTTCACGTCAATGTTTCGTAAGCACTCGCGATAA
- a CDS encoding site-specific integrase, giving the protein MAMPFRSKTAVDRRDELAELLTDQDIETLRHLVNEGMGENTLRALTFDLAYLQAWSLAATGASLTWPAPEALLLKFVAHHLWQHEQRDIDPHHGLPADVEQSLREQGFLRSPGPHAPDTVRRRLASWSTLTKWRGLTGVFSSPSLKSAIRLTVRATPRPRKRKSAKAVTGDVLAKMLATCSTDILRDIRDRAILMVAFASGGRRRSEIAALRREQLTVEPPITVESGLPLPSLSTHLGRTKTSGSDHDEVVYLTGRPVDALNAWMVAGKIEDRGIFRKVDHWSNVSKRALEPSAVNQIVKQRAALADLEPGEFSAHGLRSGYLTEAANRGVPLPEAMAPSRHRSVQQASSYYNNATRRTGRAARLLP; this is encoded by the coding sequence ATGGCCATGCCGTTCCGTTCAAAGACCGCCGTCGATCGCCGCGACGAACTTGCCGAACTGCTCACCGACCAGGACATCGAAACGCTACGCCATCTGGTCAACGAAGGCATGGGCGAAAATACCCTGCGCGCGCTCACCTTCGACCTCGCCTATCTGCAGGCCTGGTCGCTCGCCGCGACCGGCGCCTCCCTCACCTGGCCTGCGCCCGAGGCGCTGCTGCTCAAATTCGTTGCCCACCATCTCTGGCAGCACGAACAGCGCGACATCGATCCTCACCACGGCTTGCCAGCCGATGTCGAACAGAGCCTGCGGGAACAGGGTTTTCTGCGATCGCCAGGGCCGCATGCACCCGATACGGTGCGGAGGCGGCTTGCCAGTTGGTCGACGCTGACCAAATGGCGCGGCCTGACCGGCGTCTTCTCCTCCCCTTCCCTGAAATCCGCAATACGCCTTACTGTCCGCGCGACGCCGCGGCCAAGGAAGCGCAAGAGCGCCAAGGCGGTGACAGGCGACGTCCTTGCCAAAATGCTCGCGACCTGCAGCACAGACATCCTGAGGGATATCCGCGATCGGGCAATCCTGATGGTGGCGTTCGCGTCCGGCGGCCGGCGTCGCAGCGAGATTGCCGCTTTGCGCAGGGAGCAGCTCACAGTCGAGCCACCGATCACCGTCGAGAGTGGCCTTCCCCTCCCCTCTCTCTCCACCCATCTGGGTCGCACCAAAACGTCTGGTTCCGATCACGACGAGGTCGTCTATCTGACTGGCCGACCGGTGGATGCGCTCAATGCCTGGATGGTGGCTGGAAAAATCGAGGACAGGGGCATTTTTCGGAAGGTCGATCATTGGAGCAATGTTTCGAAGCGGGCGCTGGAGCCGAGTGCGGTCAACCAGATCGTCAAGCAGCGGGCGGCGCTGGCTGACCTGGAGCCTGGGGAGTTTTCCGCTCATGGGCTAAGGTCCGGCTATCTGACCGAGGCTGCCAATCGTGGCGTCCCCTTGCCGGAAGCCATGGCGCCGTCGCGACATAGATCGGTCCAGCAGGCCTCCAGTTATTACAACAACGCAACCAGGCGAACAGGACGGGCCGCACGGCTTCTACCGTAG
- a CDS encoding class I SAM-dependent methyltransferase encodes MSDVISLEEGRRAFGANSEGYNDARPAYPRRVYDILRDQGAVSQTARVFEIGAGTGQATAPLLALGCTITAIEPDARLAATLGDRLKHYSSSLTIIQSSFEDSLMPSASFDLGVAAMAFHWLQQDSALTKVFRILRPGGWWAMWWTVFGDPADMDPFQCRTQALFQPLSRSPSHAAGSNRPFALDKDVRMAELQAAGFRHATYEEIRWTPTLTTRQVVGLTATFSPVARLPEAERTGFLNALGRIADEEFDGHVRRNFVTAIYLARKPEEMLRKS; translated from the coding sequence GTGTCGGATGTAATTTCGCTTGAAGAAGGCCGACGCGCGTTCGGAGCGAACAGCGAAGGTTATAATGATGCAAGGCCCGCCTATCCGCGGCGCGTCTACGATATTTTGCGCGATCAAGGTGCAGTCTCGCAAACGGCTAGAGTTTTCGAGATTGGGGCGGGGACAGGACAGGCTACTGCGCCATTGCTTGCCTTGGGCTGCACGATAACAGCTATCGAACCGGACGCGCGGCTTGCCGCCACGCTAGGTGATCGATTGAAGCACTACAGCTCGTCACTGACCATCATCCAATCCTCATTCGAGGATAGCTTGATGCCTTCTGCCAGTTTCGACCTCGGCGTCGCCGCCATGGCTTTTCACTGGCTCCAGCAGGATAGCGCGCTTACCAAAGTGTTTCGGATTTTGCGGCCGGGCGGTTGGTGGGCCATGTGGTGGACAGTCTTTGGCGATCCGGCTGACATGGACCCGTTCCAGTGCCGAACTCAGGCGCTTTTCCAACCGCTGAGCCGCAGCCCCTCCCATGCGGCCGGCTCCAATCGGCCGTTCGCGCTCGACAAGGACGTGCGGATGGCCGAATTGCAAGCGGCGGGTTTCAGGCACGCCACATATGAGGAAATCAGGTGGACCCCAACTCTGACGACCCGTCAGGTCGTAGGGCTGACGGCAACGTTCTCGCCGGTCGCTCGCCTGCCTGAAGCGGAACGAACCGGGTTCCTGAACGCGCTTGGACGCATCGCTGATGAGGAATTCGACGGGCACGTTCGCCGGAACTTTGTCACGGCGATTTACCTCGCCCGCAAGCCTGAAGAAATGTTGCGGAAATCCTAA
- a CDS encoding AAA family ATPase: MFVVTGGPGSVKSSPINAMTRRGFRTMPEAGRAIIQDQVRIGGPALPWADQIAFSELMLGWELRSYRDALEINAPVLMDRGIPDVVGYLTLSGIPVPGHIEAATKIHPYNKRVFLAPYWDAIFTQDAERKQGRQEAEATGRVMAEIYTQLGYQIVELPLAGIEQRADFMADSLRAV, from the coding sequence ATGTTCGTGGTGACCGGCGGCCCCGGTTCGGTCAAAAGCAGTCCGATCAATGCTATGACCCGACGAGGCTTTCGCACGATGCCCGAGGCCGGTCGGGCGATCATACAAGATCAGGTCAGGATTGGCGGACCAGCCTTGCCTTGGGCGGATCAGATTGCCTTTTCCGAGCTCATGCTAGGCTGGGAACTGCGTTCCTACCGCGACGCTCTCGAAATTAACGCGCCGGTTCTGATGGATCGTGGGATACCTGATGTTGTCGGATATCTCACGCTCTCTGGCATACCTGTCCCTGGTCATATCGAGGCGGCGACGAAAATTCATCCCTACAACAAGCGAGTTTTCCTCGCCCCGTATTGGGACGCCATTTTCACGCAGGACGCCGAGCGGAAGCAGGGCCGGCAAGAGGCCGAGGCGACCGGCAGGGTTATGGCTGAAATTTACACCCAGCTCGGCTATCAGATTGTTGAGCTTCCGTTGGCAGGCATTGAGCAGCGCGCCGATTTCATGGCGGACAGCCTGCGAGCGGTGTGA
- a CDS encoding Gfo/Idh/MocA family protein, with protein MTYNIVAHGCRHPHWQDYVDQVERTDGFRISHIWDRDEQSLSAALSAKGAQKFDPATPIKGASAILLLSETSFHVEDLAAILAWHLPMFIEKPLGASRTNVLLVSKAVAVSGLPFHTGFFLRTVPALAEARKLIGSGRLGNIGYVRIRFTHNGVRAGWLRDNWILEPKLAGVGGFGDLAIHCVDLLRWWGLRPLVQGPSSYENIMGRTEAEDFGVSLVSYPGGTAVVEAGWVAGDGPMLDIEVLGSRGTLRMRGEHLVAQIGDCGDNTNLGAIELDAGMGLRPFLHGIRSGDWSECVAIEEAVEANLVTLGIKNEIEKP; from the coding sequence ATGACCTATAATATCGTTGCTCATGGATGTCGTCACCCGCATTGGCAGGACTATGTCGATCAGGTTGAAAGAACTGATGGGTTTCGGATTTCTCATATCTGGGACCGCGATGAGCAAAGTCTCTCTGCCGCACTGTCAGCAAAAGGCGCCCAGAAATTCGATCCGGCGACGCCCATCAAAGGCGCCTCGGCGATCCTCCTTCTTTCAGAGACCAGCTTCCATGTTGAAGATCTTGCTGCAATCCTGGCTTGGCATCTACCCATGTTTATCGAGAAGCCACTCGGCGCCAGCAGGACAAATGTTTTGCTGGTTTCCAAAGCTGTGGCGGTTTCAGGTCTGCCTTTCCATACCGGGTTTTTCCTACGCACTGTTCCGGCTCTCGCCGAAGCCAGGAAGCTCATTGGAAGTGGACGGCTCGGAAACATAGGCTATGTACGAATCCGCTTCACCCATAACGGCGTCCGCGCGGGCTGGCTGCGCGACAACTGGATACTCGAACCAAAACTTGCCGGTGTCGGTGGGTTTGGGGACTTGGCTATTCACTGCGTTGATCTCTTGCGCTGGTGGGGTCTCCGGCCGTTAGTCCAGGGACCCTCCTCCTATGAAAACATCATGGGGCGCACGGAAGCGGAGGATTTCGGCGTGTCCTTGGTGTCATATCCAGGCGGAACGGCGGTCGTCGAAGCGGGATGGGTGGCAGGAGACGGACCGATGCTGGACATTGAGGTTCTGGGAAGTCGGGGCACGCTTCGGATGCGGGGGGAGCATCTGGTTGCCCAGATCGGCGATTGTGGCGACAATACCAACTTGGGCGCCATCGAACTTGATGCCGGAATGGGGCTTCGACCATTCTTGCACGGCATTCGCAGCGGAGACTGGTCGGAATGCGTCGCCATCGAGGAAGCCGTCGAGGCAAATCTCGTTACCTTGGGCATAAAGAACGAGATTGAAAAGCCCTGA
- a CDS encoding NAD(P)-dependent oxidoreductase, with protein MPQLLTKVAYEDVRFIMTWDPLIDLRRYTNLQAVFCIGAGVDQFAGSVIPAGVKLVRIVDDSITRMIAEYVTMAVLALHRNLHHYIDHQRQRCWQEIAPQVQARERRVSLMGTGVLGKAALEKLRIFGFDLAGWSRSRRSIDGIGGLVAKFLIVVFYSVCASFHQPKELG; from the coding sequence TTGCCACAGCTGCTGACGAAGGTGGCATATGAAGACGTGCGGTTCATCATGACATGGGACCCACTCATCGATCTTCGTCGCTATACAAATTTGCAGGCCGTGTTTTGCATCGGGGCGGGGGTCGATCAGTTCGCGGGCTCCGTCATACCGGCGGGCGTAAAGCTCGTCCGAATAGTTGATGACAGCATCACGAGGATGATTGCCGAGTATGTGACGATGGCAGTGCTCGCTCTCCACCGCAATCTTCACCACTATATCGATCATCAGCGCCAGCGGTGCTGGCAAGAGATCGCACCGCAGGTTCAGGCCAGAGAGCGCAGGGTCTCTTTGATGGGAACCGGAGTGCTCGGAAAGGCTGCGCTTGAAAAGCTAAGGATCTTCGGATTCGACCTCGCCGGCTGGAGTCGTTCGCGCCGGTCGATTGATGGCATAGGGGGGCTTGTCGCAAAATTTCTTATCGTAGTTTTTTATTCTGTATGCGCCAGTTTTCATCAGCCTAAAGAGCTCGGTTGA
- a CDS encoding NAD(P)/FAD-dependent oxidoreductase, whose amino-acid sequence MTQTVAVSPNSTPYWWDGCPFPSLPVRDVEKTCDVAIVGGGYTGLSAAMTLARAGKHVQLFDRQALGEAASSRNGGMASGSIRPGRKELIKRFGEGRANAILLEGKQAREDLWRFLRDEGIECEFHLSGLFDGAMTADEADDLRRHADFLSGTLGIEAFPVARSDIDKYIGTDLYVGGLVRRDIGGLQPAKLLAGMIRIATGANVILHENTAVLVSVAENGGVRIQTSRGEVFARKLLVCTDAYTDGFDPWLRRRLVPVRSRIIATEPLGTDVMDRLMPARMMHGDMRKLSYYYRPSPDGTRILFGGRDGTTEGDPIAPTMHLQAELARLFPELAGIGLTHSWFGYVAMHRDMIPRIFSSGNTIYATGYCGSGIVWGRWLGKKAAFKILGDKEQPRSAFDFDPAPKAVPFFSGKPWFIPLVYAMYERHDKKTLRRRQKS is encoded by the coding sequence ATGACCCAGACTGTTGCCGTCTCGCCCAATTCAACACCCTACTGGTGGGACGGTTGCCCGTTTCCGTCTTTGCCCGTCCGCGATGTCGAGAAGACGTGCGATGTCGCCATCGTGGGTGGCGGATACACAGGTTTGTCGGCGGCAATGACGCTGGCCCGAGCCGGCAAGCATGTCCAACTCTTTGACCGACAGGCTTTAGGCGAGGCGGCATCCAGCCGCAACGGCGGGATGGCGAGCGGGAGCATCCGTCCCGGTCGCAAGGAGCTCATAAAGAGGTTCGGTGAGGGCAGGGCCAATGCCATTCTTCTGGAGGGAAAGCAGGCGCGCGAAGACCTCTGGCGCTTCCTGAGAGACGAAGGTATCGAATGCGAATTCCACCTGTCCGGCCTGTTCGATGGTGCCATGACGGCGGATGAGGCCGATGATCTTCGTCGCCACGCCGACTTCCTCAGTGGCACGCTTGGCATCGAGGCTTTTCCGGTCGCGCGGTCCGACATCGACAAGTACATCGGGACGGACCTCTATGTTGGAGGACTGGTGCGCCGGGACATCGGCGGCCTGCAGCCCGCAAAGCTGCTCGCCGGCATGATCCGCATCGCTACCGGGGCGAATGTGATCCTACATGAGAACACTGCTGTTCTTGTCTCCGTCGCCGAGAACGGCGGGGTACGGATCCAGACCTCGCGTGGCGAAGTGTTTGCCCGAAAGCTCCTGGTCTGCACCGATGCCTACACTGACGGTTTTGATCCTTGGCTCCGTCGCCGTCTGGTACCGGTCCGCAGCAGGATCATTGCAACTGAGCCACTGGGCACCGACGTCATGGACCGCCTTATGCCGGCCCGCATGATGCATGGCGATATGCGAAAATTGAGCTACTATTATCGCCCGTCACCCGATGGCACACGGATCCTGTTCGGTGGGCGGGACGGGACTACGGAAGGCGATCCCATCGCTCCGACGATGCATCTGCAGGCCGAACTGGCAAGGCTGTTCCCGGAACTCGCCGGCATCGGCCTGACGCACAGCTGGTTTGGCTACGTTGCAATGCACCGCGATATGATCCCGCGCATATTTTCCTCCGGCAACACGATCTATGCAACCGGCTATTGCGGCTCTGGCATCGTGTGGGGACGGTGGCTGGGGAAAAAGGCGGCATTCAAGATCCTCGGCGACAAGGAACAGCCGCGCTCCGCCTTCGATTTCGACCCGGCTCCAAAGGCCGTACCGTTCTTTTCCGGCAAACCTTGGTTCATTCCTCTCGTCTACGCGATGTATGAACGACACGACAAGAAGACGCTACGCCGTCGCCAGAAGAGCTGA
- a CDS encoding cupin domain-containing protein codes for MSNLTFIDENNLPEPRKGQPAPDRLVEGNPQFLTWDIAQTADGVVRSGLWEATPGAYRSIKGDTFEVCVILSGVSELIEDGYEPRRIVAGDTFVMQPGFTGTWEVIETTRKLWVCRD; via the coding sequence ATGTCCAACCTCACCTTCATCGATGAAAACAATCTTCCCGAGCCACGCAAAGGTCAGCCTGCGCCCGACAGGCTGGTCGAGGGCAACCCGCAGTTCCTCACCTGGGACATCGCGCAGACCGCCGACGGCGTCGTTCGCTCCGGCCTATGGGAGGCAACCCCGGGCGCCTATCGTTCGATCAAGGGCGATACCTTCGAGGTTTGCGTTATCCTTTCCGGCGTCTCGGAACTGATCGAGGACGGGTACGAGCCGAGGCGCATCGTGGCCGGCGACACCTTCGTCATGCAGCCAGGCTTCACCGGCACCTGGGAGGTTATAGAGACCACGCGCAAGCTCTGGGTCTGCCGAGACTAA
- a CDS encoding ABC transporter permease, whose translation MDLNIVNYAIPFLLIGAKTTVLIAFVGIVVGFPFGIVVGLGRGSKIKALRLACDIYCAIFRGTPMLVQVFVIYYGLAQVSFIRHSPVLWWMIGDGLHAAILAVVLNTGAYTAEIFRTAFLSLPKGLIEAAEACGMSPWIVFRRVKFPLALRQALPAYSSEAAIIAKESSLASTITVLEITGYSKRLMSETFAIMDIFIVTAALYLIMNVIALTALKLLERRLSFVR comes from the coding sequence ATGGACCTGAACATCGTTAACTATGCCATTCCCTTTTTGCTGATCGGCGCCAAGACAACGGTGTTGATTGCCTTTGTCGGCATTGTCGTCGGCTTCCCGTTCGGGATCGTTGTCGGGCTCGGCCGCGGATCGAAGATCAAAGCTCTGCGCCTTGCCTGCGACATCTATTGCGCAATCTTCCGCGGCACACCGATGCTGGTGCAGGTATTCGTCATCTACTACGGCTTGGCGCAGGTCAGCTTCATCAGGCATAGTCCAGTGCTGTGGTGGATGATTGGCGATGGACTACACGCCGCGATCTTGGCCGTCGTTCTGAACACAGGCGCCTATACCGCCGAGATTTTCCGCACAGCCTTTTTGTCCCTGCCCAAGGGCCTGATCGAGGCAGCGGAAGCCTGTGGAATGTCGCCTTGGATCGTGTTCAGGCGGGTAAAATTCCCGCTGGCGCTACGCCAGGCATTGCCAGCCTACAGCAGCGAGGCGGCCATCATCGCCAAGGAATCGAGCCTTGCATCGACCATTACCGTCCTGGAGATCACAGGCTATTCCAAGCGTCTGATGAGCGAGACTTTCGCGATCATGGATATCTTCATTGTTACCGCTGCCCTTTACCTCATCATGAACGTCATCGCTCTGACGGCATTGAAACTTCTCGAACGACGCCTGTCGTTTGTCCGATAA